Proteins from a single region of Mumia flava:
- a CDS encoding GNAT family N-acetyltransferase: protein MRPSQWYEAQDLFGDHVTLAQLRPHHAEGVLAASDDDAVFRWLSFDRPADLAAAEKIVTGYLAIPDSVAWAQIDTKSGDLAGLTTFYDIDPARRGVKIGWTWLGERFQRSGINTEAKLMLLSHAFDTLGAVRVAWETDVLNEQSQAAIERLGATREGVLRKHRPRKDGSWRDTVVYSVTDEEWPQVRTALRAALDSAS, encoded by the coding sequence ATGCGCCCGAGCCAGTGGTACGAAGCACAGGACCTGTTCGGTGATCACGTCACCCTCGCGCAGCTGAGGCCGCACCACGCCGAGGGGGTGCTGGCGGCGTCCGACGACGACGCGGTGTTCCGCTGGCTGTCCTTCGACCGCCCGGCCGACCTCGCCGCGGCCGAGAAGATCGTCACGGGCTACCTCGCGATCCCCGACAGCGTCGCGTGGGCGCAGATCGACACGAAGTCCGGCGACCTCGCGGGGCTGACGACGTTCTACGACATCGATCCCGCCCGGCGCGGCGTGAAGATCGGCTGGACCTGGCTCGGCGAGCGGTTCCAACGGTCCGGGATCAACACGGAGGCGAAGCTCATGCTGCTCTCGCACGCCTTCGACACCCTCGGCGCCGTCCGGGTCGCGTGGGAGACCGACGTCCTCAACGAGCAGTCGCAGGCCGCGATCGAGCGGCTCGGCGCGACCCGCGAGGGCGTGCTGCGCAAGCACAGGCCGCGCAAGGACGGGTCCTGGCGCGACACGGTGGTCTACTCCGTGACCGACGAGGAGTGGCCGCAGGTCCGTACGGCCCTGCGCGCCGCGCTCGACTCGGCCTCCTGA
- a CDS encoding DUF3263 domain-containing protein, which yields MQPAPLTETERDILAFERGWWKHAGIKEQAVRERFGLTATRYHQRLNALIDREAALEHDPLLVRRLRRLRDDRRQSRTSRRRRPASPAGTGTGEP from the coding sequence ATGCAACCGGCCCCCCTCACCGAGACCGAGCGCGACATCCTCGCCTTCGAGCGCGGCTGGTGGAAGCACGCCGGGATCAAGGAGCAGGCCGTACGGGAGCGGTTCGGTCTGACCGCCACCCGCTACCACCAGCGGCTGAACGCCCTGATCGACCGCGAGGCCGCGCTGGAGCACGACCCGTTGCTCGTGCGGCGCCTGCGCCGGCTGCGCGACGACCGCCGGCAGTCGCGCACCTCGCGGCGGCGTCGGCCGGCCTCGCCCGCCGGCACCGGGACGGGCGAGCCGTGA
- a CDS encoding uracil-DNA glycosylase yields MTSVPAPLSDLVAPDWAEALAPVADRVAAMGDFLRSEIAAGRQYLPEGPNVLRAFAEPMASVKVLVVGQDPYPTPGHAVGLSFSVAADVRPVPRSLANIFAELQSDLGLPAPTSGDLTPWSKQGVLLLNRVLTVEPGRSASHRGKGWEDVTEQAIRALVERDAPLVAILWGRDAQSLRPWLGDTPVIASPHPSPLSASRGFFGSRPFSRVDAALAAQGAPRIDWRLP; encoded by the coding sequence CTGACGTCCGTGCCGGCTCCGCTCTCCGACCTCGTCGCCCCCGACTGGGCCGAGGCACTCGCGCCCGTCGCCGACCGCGTCGCCGCGATGGGTGACTTCCTGCGGTCCGAGATCGCCGCCGGGCGGCAGTACCTTCCCGAGGGACCCAACGTGCTGCGCGCGTTCGCCGAGCCGATGGCGTCCGTCAAGGTGCTGGTCGTGGGCCAGGACCCGTACCCGACGCCCGGGCACGCGGTCGGGCTGTCGTTCTCCGTCGCTGCGGACGTACGACCGGTCCCGCGCAGCCTCGCCAACATCTTCGCCGAGCTCCAGTCCGACCTCGGACTCCCGGCGCCGACCAGCGGCGACCTCACACCGTGGTCGAAGCAGGGGGTGCTGCTGCTCAACCGTGTGCTGACGGTCGAGCCCGGCCGGTCGGCCAGTCACCGCGGCAAGGGCTGGGAGGACGTCACCGAGCAGGCGATCCGTGCGCTGGTCGAGCGGGACGCACCGCTCGTCGCCATCCTGTGGGGGCGCGACGCGCAGTCGCTGCGCCCGTGGCTCGGTGACACCCCCGTGATCGCCTCCCCGCACCCGAGCCCGCTGTCGGCGTCGCGCGGCTTCTTCGGGTCACGCCCCTTCAGCCGCGTCGATGCCGCACTGGCCGCGCAGGGCGCGCCGAGGATCGACTGGCGCCTCCCCTGA
- the otsB gene encoding trehalose-phosphatase, with protein MPSSEAPQPAPTTDAGRAALDAVVADPARALLALDFDGTLAPIVDDPEQAAVHPRAVAALDRIGPCLGKVAVVTGRPVLTALRLGGFDDRPGLSRLSILGQYGAERWDAQTGEADIPPPPAAIAEVESRLPRLLDDLGLGDVALEKKGRAVVLHTRRLADPAEAQRRLAGPVAALARSHGLAAEQGRNVIEVRDPSVDKGRALRDLVAQTGATAVVYAGDDLGDLPAYVALQSMRAAGEVRALLVAVASAEQPALVPRSDLAVDGPEELADWLERLADRLGC; from the coding sequence ATGCCCAGCTCCGAGGCGCCGCAGCCCGCGCCGACCACCGACGCCGGCCGCGCCGCCCTCGACGCCGTCGTGGCCGACCCGGCCCGTGCGTTGCTGGCGCTGGACTTCGACGGCACGCTGGCGCCGATCGTCGACGACCCCGAGCAGGCCGCGGTGCACCCGCGCGCGGTCGCGGCGCTGGACCGGATCGGACCCTGCCTCGGGAAGGTCGCGGTCGTCACCGGGCGGCCGGTGCTGACCGCCCTGCGGCTCGGGGGCTTCGACGATCGCCCCGGGCTCTCGAGACTGTCGATCCTCGGTCAGTACGGCGCGGAGCGGTGGGACGCCCAGACCGGCGAGGCCGACATCCCGCCGCCGCCTGCCGCGATCGCCGAGGTCGAGTCGCGCCTGCCGCGGCTGCTCGACGATCTCGGGCTGGGCGACGTGGCGCTGGAGAAGAAGGGGCGCGCGGTCGTCCTGCACACCCGTCGGCTCGCGGACCCGGCGGAGGCGCAACGGCGGCTGGCGGGCCCGGTCGCCGCCCTGGCGCGCAGCCACGGGCTGGCTGCCGAGCAGGGCCGCAACGTGATCGAGGTGCGCGACCCGTCCGTGGACAAGGGGCGTGCGCTGCGCGACCTGGTCGCCCAGACCGGCGCGACGGCGGTCGTCTACGCCGGCGACGATCTCGGAGACCTCCCGGCGTACGTGGCGCTCCAGTCGATGCGCGCCGCCGGCGAGGTCCGGGCGCTGCTGGTCGCGGTCGCCTCGGCCGAGCAGCCCGCGCTCGTGCCGCGCTCGGATCTGGCGGTGGACGGCCCCGAGGAGCTGGCCGACTGGCTCGAGCGCCTCGCCGACCGGCTCGGCTGCTGA
- a CDS encoding MFS transporter, producing the protein MSPVAAYRSLFTLAGPAYVVVAFLGRLPLAMSQMGTLLLVSTTTGQYTLGGLAAGALAVANAVVAPVAGGMADRIGQRPVVLVQSFAGAAGLAVLVVLAEAGAPGALLVAVAAATGAAMPQVGPLARVRWRPIAGRAGHESPQLVDAAFSYEGAADEASFVLGPALVGAVAVLIDPAGSLLVAAGLLAVFGGWFALHPTAALTGGTHVARAARTRLLTGAFAVLVGAQLLVGVLFGSIQTGATALATADGVPGVAGLIHATLGVGSVVAGLSMAWVPARVPFERRILVAAGALALLASPLVFVHSVAGMVAVVLALGFAVAPYMISNFTLGERMVPLSRVGAAMTMLAGATGIGYALGSTVAGRLADVGGYGPALAVTVVAAWTAFVLAVCAQRTLGTAPHR; encoded by the coding sequence GTGTCACCCGTCGCTGCGTATCGCAGCCTGTTCACCCTGGCCGGACCTGCCTACGTGGTCGTGGCCTTCCTCGGGCGTCTCCCGCTGGCGATGAGCCAGATGGGCACGCTGCTGCTCGTCTCGACCACGACCGGCCAGTACACCCTCGGCGGCCTCGCCGCCGGTGCGCTCGCCGTCGCGAACGCTGTCGTCGCTCCCGTCGCCGGCGGGATGGCGGACCGCATCGGACAGCGCCCGGTCGTCCTCGTGCAGTCGTTCGCTGGCGCAGCCGGGCTCGCCGTGCTCGTCGTGCTGGCCGAGGCCGGCGCCCCGGGCGCCCTGCTCGTCGCGGTGGCCGCAGCCACCGGCGCGGCGATGCCGCAGGTCGGCCCGCTCGCCCGGGTGCGCTGGCGCCCGATCGCGGGCCGCGCAGGGCACGAGTCGCCGCAGCTCGTCGACGCCGCCTTCTCCTACGAGGGCGCCGCGGACGAGGCGTCGTTCGTCCTCGGCCCGGCCCTGGTGGGTGCGGTCGCGGTCCTGATCGATCCCGCCGGATCCCTGCTCGTCGCCGCCGGACTGCTCGCGGTGTTCGGAGGCTGGTTCGCGCTCCACCCGACCGCGGCGCTCACCGGCGGCACGCACGTCGCGCGCGCGGCCCGGACCCGGCTGTTGACCGGTGCGTTCGCGGTCCTCGTCGGCGCGCAGCTGCTCGTCGGCGTGCTCTTCGGGTCGATCCAGACCGGGGCGACCGCGCTCGCGACCGCCGACGGCGTGCCGGGAGTCGCCGGGCTGATCCACGCCACGCTCGGGGTCGGGTCCGTCGTCGCCGGCCTGTCGATGGCGTGGGTGCCGGCGCGCGTGCCGTTCGAGCGGCGGATCCTCGTCGCCGCCGGTGCCCTGGCGCTGCTCGCATCACCGCTCGTCTTCGTCCACTCCGTCGCCGGGATGGTCGCGGTGGTGCTGGCACTGGGCTTCGCGGTCGCGCCGTACATGATCAGCAACTTCACCCTCGGCGAGCGGATGGTGCCGTTGTCCCGCGTCGGTGCCGCGATGACGATGCTCGCGGGCGCCACCGGGATCGGGTACGCGCTCGGGTCGACCGTCGCCGGTCGGCTCGCCGACGTCGGCGGCTACGGTCCGGCGCTCGCGGTCACGGTCGTGGCGGCGTGGACCGCGTTCGTCCTCGCCGTCTGCGCCCAGCGCACCCTCGGAACCGCCCCGCACCGCTGA
- a CDS encoding Gfo/Idh/MocA family protein, with protein sequence MTKPTEPVRWGILATGDIAHTFATDLALVDDAVLHAVGSRSHASARAFIDQHDDLPQGTQPGGARAYGSYDDLLADDEVDAIYVATPHGRHYDDVRACFAAGKAVLCEKALTLHAGDARALVDEARERGLFFAEAMWMRTNPNVRRIREMVREGACGEPRQVRADLGFVAPTDKARLWDPELGASALLDIGIYPLTFAYLMLGAPDDVAAAAVLSDRGVDLSGGATLTYAGGAVASLSWTQVAWSDSRASIAGDGGRIEVPARMHHPERFEHARYWESDTIALDVRGAGYAHEILEVDRCLREGLTESPLLPLDETVEILELMDRILDDVGAARPAASRRGDG encoded by the coding sequence ATGACAAAGCCGACCGAGCCGGTGCGCTGGGGGATCCTCGCCACCGGAGACATCGCCCACACGTTCGCGACGGACCTCGCCCTCGTCGACGACGCCGTCCTGCACGCCGTCGGATCCCGGTCGCACGCATCCGCGAGGGCCTTCATCGATCAGCACGACGACCTGCCCCAGGGCACCCAGCCCGGCGGCGCTCGCGCGTACGGGTCGTACGACGACCTGCTCGCCGACGACGAGGTGGACGCGATCTACGTCGCCACCCCGCACGGACGGCACTACGACGACGTCCGGGCGTGCTTCGCCGCCGGCAAGGCCGTCCTCTGCGAGAAGGCGCTGACCCTGCACGCCGGCGACGCCCGGGCCCTCGTCGACGAGGCGCGCGAGCGCGGGCTGTTCTTCGCCGAGGCGATGTGGATGCGGACCAACCCGAATGTCCGCAGGATCCGCGAGATGGTTCGCGAGGGCGCCTGCGGCGAGCCCCGCCAGGTCCGGGCCGACCTCGGGTTCGTCGCCCCGACCGACAAGGCCCGGCTGTGGGACCCCGAGCTCGGCGCGAGCGCGCTGCTCGACATCGGGATCTACCCGCTGACCTTCGCGTACCTGATGCTCGGCGCGCCCGACGACGTCGCGGCCGCCGCGGTGCTCAGCGACCGCGGCGTCGACCTGTCCGGCGGCGCCACCCTCACGTACGCCGGCGGCGCGGTCGCGAGCCTCTCCTGGACCCAGGTCGCGTGGTCGGACAGCCGGGCCTCGATCGCCGGGGACGGCGGCCGGATCGAGGTACCGGCGCGGATGCACCACCCGGAGCGGTTCGAGCACGCACGCTACTGGGAGTCCGACACGATCGCGCTCGACGTGAGGGGCGCCGGGTACGCCCACGAGATCCTCGAGGTGGACCGGTGCCTGCGCGAAGGCCTGACCGAGTCGCCGCTGCTCCCTCTGGACGAGACCGTGGAGATCCTCGAGCTGATGGATCGGATCCTCGACGACGTCGGCGCCGCGCGACCGGCGGCATCCAGGCGCGGTGACGGATAG
- a CDS encoding alpha,alpha-trehalose-phosphate synthase (UDP-forming): MSDSVRTRGSSKPTGVRASFVVLANRLPVDRVSMPDGSTAWRTSPGGLVTALEPVMRRQGGAWIGWSGAPDEKLDPFEHDGLQLVPIPIKADEVEEYYEGFSNSTLWPLYHDVIAPPEFHREWFDAYVVVNRRFAEFAAEIAEPNAVVWVQDYQLQLVPQMLRELRPDLRIGFFLHVPFPPVELYTQLPWRRRILEGLLGADIVGFQTTGAAQNFVRLVRLRVGHKTHRDTVYLPDGRSVVAKAYPISIDTGYFEELARQPETEARASEIRASLGNPRFVLLGVDRLDYTKGLPQRLRAFGELASEGLLDPADAVFVQVAPPSRERVDQYRRLRDEIDRIVGRINGDVGRIGQPPITYLHSSYPRAEMAALYRAADVMVVTPLRDGMNLVAKEYVATRYLDSGALVLSEFAGAAAELKQAYLVNPYDINGMKATMLKAISDPPKEKSKRMRAMRRQVKEHDIETWARTFLEDLAQVREPHGKRTRPVGDEARPGAASESR, encoded by the coding sequence ATGAGCGACTCGGTGCGGACACGCGGCTCGTCGAAGCCCACGGGAGTACGGGCGTCGTTCGTCGTCCTGGCGAACCGCCTGCCGGTCGACCGCGTCTCGATGCCGGACGGCAGCACGGCCTGGCGTACCTCGCCCGGCGGCCTCGTCACCGCCCTCGAGCCGGTGATGCGCAGGCAGGGCGGGGCGTGGATCGGCTGGTCCGGAGCGCCGGACGAGAAGCTCGACCCGTTCGAGCACGACGGGCTGCAGCTCGTCCCGATCCCGATCAAGGCCGACGAGGTCGAGGAGTACTACGAGGGCTTCTCGAACTCCACCCTCTGGCCGCTCTACCACGACGTGATCGCACCACCGGAGTTCCACCGCGAGTGGTTCGACGCGTACGTGGTGGTGAACCGCCGCTTCGCCGAGTTCGCCGCCGAGATCGCCGAACCGAACGCCGTCGTGTGGGTCCAGGACTACCAGCTCCAGCTCGTGCCGCAGATGCTGCGCGAGCTGCGCCCGGACCTGCGGATCGGCTTCTTCCTGCACGTGCCGTTCCCGCCGGTCGAGCTCTACACGCAGCTGCCGTGGCGGCGACGGATCCTCGAGGGTCTGCTCGGCGCGGACATCGTCGGGTTCCAGACGACCGGGGCCGCCCAGAACTTCGTCCGGCTCGTCCGGCTGCGGGTCGGGCACAAGACCCACCGCGACACGGTCTACCTCCCCGACGGCCGGTCGGTCGTCGCGAAGGCGTACCCGATCTCGATCGACACGGGCTACTTCGAGGAGCTCGCCCGCCAGCCCGAGACGGAGGCACGGGCCAGCGAGATCCGCGCGAGCCTCGGCAACCCCCGCTTCGTCCTGCTGGGCGTCGACCGGCTCGACTACACCAAGGGCCTGCCGCAGCGGCTGCGGGCCTTCGGCGAGCTGGCGTCGGAGGGGCTGCTCGACCCGGCCGACGCGGTCTTCGTCCAGGTGGCGCCGCCGTCGCGGGAGCGGGTCGACCAGTACCGCCGCCTGCGCGACGAGATCGACCGGATCGTCGGCCGGATCAACGGCGACGTCGGGCGGATCGGCCAGCCCCCGATCACGTACCTGCACTCGTCCTACCCGCGCGCGGAGATGGCGGCGCTGTACCGCGCGGCGGACGTGATGGTGGTGACTCCGCTGCGCGACGGCATGAATCTCGTCGCGAAGGAGTACGTCGCGACCCGCTACCTCGACTCCGGGGCGCTGGTGCTCAGCGAGTTCGCCGGTGCCGCGGCCGAGCTGAAGCAGGCGTACCTCGTCAACCCGTACGACATCAACGGGATGAAGGCGACCATGCTGAAGGCGATCTCCGACCCGCCGAAGGAGAAGTCGAAGCGGATGCGCGCGATGCGGCGCCAGGTCAAGGAGCACGACATCGAGACCTGGGCGCGAACCTTCCTCGAGGACCTCGCGCAGGTCCGTGAGCCGCACGGCAAGCGCACCCGCCCGGTCGGTGACGAGGCACGGCCCGGGGCGGCCTCGGAGTCGCGTTAG
- a CDS encoding MFS transporter produces the protein MSALQRARVATTAFFVLNGFTIGIWVVNIPVVQDRADVDTVLLGWLLLVLGVAAFVGMQAGGWLSDRVGSHRVELTAGALMGISVLGPALARDPVTLALGLVALGLANGVLDVSMNTQAVEVERTYERHVMGSFHAFFSLGGMLAALVGGLLISADVPMPVTAAGLAVVGVALTAACRTSVWRAGRASTGATEEASEGARRRTSAGWTWRIAGLAALAFALFLAEGVAGDWSAVHLHEVLGTSKATAAWAFGSFSLAMTVGRLLTDRVVTRIGRAAFVRAGALIAAVGLGSAALAPTTWLAVAGWTLFGIGLSGCVPQFLSAAGHVDPAAAGRNVAKVAGFGYVGLLAGPAVIGLLTHWVPLTSAFWLPVAGCVAAGLVAPYLLRPDPAAGDSRARRG, from the coding sequence GTGAGTGCTCTGCAGCGTGCGCGGGTGGCGACGACGGCCTTCTTCGTGCTCAACGGATTCACGATCGGGATCTGGGTCGTGAACATCCCGGTCGTCCAGGACCGCGCCGACGTCGACACCGTCCTCCTCGGCTGGCTCCTGCTGGTCCTCGGGGTTGCGGCGTTCGTCGGGATGCAGGCCGGCGGGTGGCTGTCCGACCGGGTCGGGTCCCACCGGGTCGAGCTGACGGCCGGGGCCCTGATGGGCATCTCGGTCCTCGGGCCGGCGCTCGCCCGCGACCCCGTCACGCTCGCCCTCGGGCTGGTCGCGCTCGGTCTCGCGAACGGCGTCCTCGACGTGTCCATGAACACCCAGGCAGTCGAGGTCGAGCGCACCTACGAGCGTCACGTGATGGGGTCCTTCCACGCGTTCTTCTCGCTGGGCGGCATGCTCGCCGCACTCGTCGGAGGCCTGCTGATCTCGGCGGACGTGCCGATGCCGGTCACCGCCGCCGGTCTGGCGGTCGTCGGCGTCGCCCTGACCGCGGCCTGCCGTACGAGCGTGTGGCGGGCCGGGCGCGCGAGCACCGGCGCGACCGAGGAGGCGTCCGAGGGAGCACGCCGGCGGACCTCGGCCGGCTGGACCTGGCGGATCGCGGGCCTGGCCGCGCTGGCCTTCGCTCTGTTCCTCGCCGAGGGGGTCGCGGGCGACTGGTCCGCGGTGCACCTGCACGAGGTCCTCGGGACCTCGAAGGCGACCGCTGCCTGGGCGTTCGGATCGTTCTCGCTGGCGATGACCGTCGGACGGCTGCTCACCGACCGGGTGGTGACCCGGATCGGACGTGCGGCGTTCGTCCGCGCCGGGGCGCTGATCGCCGCCGTCGGCCTCGGGTCTGCTGCCCTGGCGCCGACGACCTGGCTCGCGGTCGCGGGATGGACCCTGTTCGGGATCGGGCTGTCGGGCTGCGTCCCGCAGTTCCTGTCGGCGGCCGGTCACGTCGATCCGGCCGCCGCCGGACGGAACGTCGCGAAGGTCGCCGGGTTCGGGTACGTCGGGCTGCTCGCGGGCCCGGCCGTGATCGGGCTGCTGACGCACTGGGTGCCGCTGACCAGCGCGTTCTGGCTCCCGGTCGCCGGATGCGTCGCCGCCGGGCTCGTCGCGCCGTACCTCCTGCGGCCCGACCCCGCCGCGGGTGACTCGCGAGCCCGCCGCGGGTGA
- a CDS encoding LytR C-terminal domain-containing protein — MSARPRVNARTRTSSWAVPSIAVVAALAAVLIATVWLFASSDPEPGQTTVADSGATTPASPAPTTAAASEPAPEPTQAPAKKAKEPEVPRAYVEVYNNSQVSGLADRTASRAERSGWTVVGIDNWYGSIPETTVYYPSELKDQARLLAEDLGVDRVRAAVDPMKLDRLTVILVG, encoded by the coding sequence GTGAGCGCGCGCCCCCGCGTGAACGCCCGGACGCGTACGTCCTCGTGGGCGGTGCCGTCGATCGCGGTCGTGGCGGCGCTGGCCGCTGTGCTGATCGCGACGGTCTGGCTGTTCGCCAGCTCCGATCCGGAGCCGGGACAGACGACCGTCGCCGACTCCGGCGCGACCACGCCGGCCTCGCCGGCGCCGACGACTGCTGCGGCGTCCGAGCCGGCTCCCGAGCCGACACAGGCCCCGGCGAAGAAGGCGAAGGAGCCCGAGGTCCCGCGCGCCTACGTCGAGGTCTACAACAACTCCCAGGTCTCCGGCCTGGCCGACCGTACGGCCTCGCGCGCCGAGCGCTCCGGCTGGACGGTCGTCGGGATCGACAACTGGTACGGCTCCATCCCCGAGACCACGGTCTACTACCCGAGCGAGCTGAAGGACCAGGCGAGGCTGCTCGCCGAGGATCTCGGGGTGGACCGGGTCCGAGCGGCCGTCGACCCGATGAAGCTCGACCGACTCACGGTCATCCTCGTCGGCTGA
- a CDS encoding YidH family protein has product MAAKPDQRFVLANERTYLAYIRTAIALVVGGAATLHLEDLLGSVAVTRAVGAVILLTGIATVVVGYRRWRDNDRAIAADEPLRPTVTPFALAAEIIVIAFVVAVLSLI; this is encoded by the coding sequence ATGGCCGCGAAGCCGGACCAGCGATTCGTGCTCGCGAACGAGCGCACGTACCTCGCCTACATCCGCACCGCCATCGCGCTCGTGGTCGGCGGCGCCGCGACGCTGCACCTGGAGGACCTGCTCGGGTCGGTCGCGGTCACCCGCGCGGTCGGCGCCGTGATCCTGCTGACCGGGATCGCCACCGTGGTCGTCGGCTACCGCCGCTGGCGCGACAACGACCGCGCGATCGCGGCCGACGAGCCTCTGCGTCCGACCGTCACGCCGTTCGCCCTGGCAGCGGAAATCATCGTCATCGCCTTCGTGGTGGCCGTGCTCTCGCTGATCTGA
- a CDS encoding MmcQ/YjbR family DNA-binding protein — protein sequence MAHPRMYDEDDPLLARVREVCLALPESAEVESWGRPTFRAGKKIFAVYGASGEDSHALIVKPDPAERDALVDDPRFFSPPYFGPSGWLALDLDAAAPDWDEVTELATDSYRQVALVRMLKALDA from the coding sequence ATGGCGCACCCACGGATGTACGACGAGGACGACCCGCTGCTCGCGCGGGTCCGCGAGGTGTGCCTCGCGCTGCCGGAGTCGGCCGAGGTCGAGTCCTGGGGACGCCCGACGTTCCGCGCCGGCAAGAAGATCTTCGCGGTCTACGGAGCCAGCGGGGAGGACAGCCACGCGCTGATCGTCAAGCCCGACCCGGCCGAACGGGACGCGCTCGTCGACGATCCGCGATTCTTCTCGCCTCCGTACTTCGGACCGTCGGGCTGGCTCGCGCTCGACCTCGACGCAGCGGCGCCGGACTGGGACGAGGTCACCGAGCTCGCCACCGACTCGTACCGCCAGGTCGCCCTGGTCCGGATGCTCAAGGCGCTCGACGCCTGA
- a CDS encoding alpha/beta hydrolase, producing MTRRTRTSSTRAWLPTLPGAYGALVLGCLAFTPSLLPRPALFQGLVAGVSTAIGYGLGVLVAFVWRELVDREARVPEARWWRVYGTVATVLVVASVVLGRRWQDELRGMMGMAREPWPWLLTIPLVWALVAVLGVLLGRGIRAAYRWLVTLLDRGLGERASKVLGLAIVVALLVMAVDGVLFDRLRAGANEIFSVRNGLTPPGVERPVTARRSGGPDSYVAWSDLGREGRVFVAGGPDAARITEFTRRPALEPVRVFAGMESAGEIDDRAALAVRDLQRAGGFARSNLLVVTTTGSGWVEEGSASAFEYLSGGDSAIVGIQYSYFPSWISYLADQELAQEAGRALFDAVYAHWLEMPSDARPRLWVSGESLGSFGAEAAFSGAHDLANRTDGTLLVGPPSFNRLYRRFVDDRDAGTTEIDPVYSEGEVVRFTRRPAEPVPPVWSDWDGTRVLYLQHPSDPIVWWSTDLIFSRPDWLSEPRGPDVLDTVRWIPLVTFWQVSADLAIGAEVPAGYGHNYTGEHVDGWADVLRSPGWTPERSARLRAMIAEDEGR from the coding sequence GTGACCCGTCGTACCCGCACGTCGTCGACGCGGGCCTGGCTTCCCACTCTCCCGGGCGCGTACGGCGCGCTGGTGCTCGGCTGTCTCGCGTTCACCCCGTCCCTGCTGCCCCGCCCCGCGCTCTTCCAAGGGCTCGTCGCCGGGGTGTCGACCGCGATCGGGTACGGCCTGGGCGTCCTCGTCGCGTTCGTCTGGCGCGAGCTGGTGGACCGCGAGGCGCGCGTGCCCGAGGCGCGGTGGTGGCGCGTGTACGGGACGGTCGCGACGGTGCTGGTCGTCGCGTCGGTCGTGCTCGGCCGGCGGTGGCAGGACGAGCTCCGCGGCATGATGGGCATGGCGCGCGAGCCGTGGCCGTGGTTGCTCACGATCCCGCTCGTGTGGGCGCTGGTCGCCGTCCTGGGGGTGCTGCTCGGGCGTGGGATCCGCGCCGCGTACCGGTGGTTGGTGACGCTGCTGGATCGGGGCCTCGGGGAACGCGCGTCGAAGGTGCTGGGCCTGGCGATCGTGGTGGCGCTGCTGGTGATGGCGGTCGACGGCGTCCTCTTCGACCGGCTCCGGGCCGGGGCCAACGAGATCTTCTCGGTGCGCAACGGCCTCACCCCGCCCGGGGTCGAGCGCCCGGTCACGGCTCGGCGCTCGGGTGGTCCGGACTCGTACGTGGCCTGGAGCGACCTCGGGCGCGAGGGACGGGTGTTCGTCGCGGGCGGCCCGGACGCCGCGCGGATCACCGAGTTCACCCGGAGACCGGCGCTGGAGCCCGTGCGGGTGTTCGCGGGGATGGAGTCGGCGGGCGAGATCGACGACCGTGCGGCGCTCGCGGTCCGGGACCTGCAGCGCGCCGGGGGCTTCGCTCGCTCGAACCTGCTGGTCGTGACCACGACCGGGTCGGGCTGGGTCGAGGAGGGGTCGGCGTCGGCGTTCGAGTACCTCAGCGGTGGCGACTCCGCGATCGTCGGGATCCAGTACTCGTACTTCCCGTCGTGGATCTCCTACCTCGCCGACCAGGAGCTGGCCCAGGAGGCGGGCCGCGCGCTCTTCGACGCGGTCTACGCGCACTGGCTGGAGATGCCGTCCGACGCCCGGCCACGGCTGTGGGTCTCGGGTGAGAGCCTCGGCTCGTTCGGGGCGGAGGCCGCGTTCAGCGGCGCGCACGACCTCGCCAACCGGACCGACGGCACGCTGCTCGTCGGTCCGCCGAGCTTCAACCGGCTCTACCGGAGGTTCGTCGACGACCGCGACGCCGGCACGACCGAGATCGACCCGGTCTACTCCGAGGGGGAGGTCGTGCGCTTCACCCGGCGACCCGCCGAGCCCGTGCCGCCGGTGTGGTCGGACTGGGACGGCACCCGGGTGCTCTACCTCCAGCACCCGAGCGACCCGATCGTCTGGTGGAGCACCGACCTGATCTTCTCCCGACCGGACTGGCTGTCCGAGCCGCGCGGGCCGGACGTGCTGGACACAGTGCGCTGGATCCCGCTCGTCACGTTCTGGCAGGTCAGCGCGGACCTCGCGATCGGCGCCGAGGTGCCGGCCGGGTACGGCCACAACTACACCGGCGAGCACGTCGACGGCTGGGCCGACGTCCTCCGCTCTCCGGGCTGGACCCCGGAGAGGTCGGCGCGGCTGCGCGCGATGATCGCCGAGGACGAGGGCCGCTGA